From one Rhizobium lentis genomic stretch:
- the lepB gene encoding signal peptidase I: MSEKVETKPNALWENIKVIIQALILAMVIRTVLFQPFTIPSGSMMPTLLVGDYIFVNKFAYGYSKYSLPFSPDIFSGRLFGSDPKRGDIVVFRFPPNPDVDYIKRCIGLPGDHIQVTDGVLYVNGKPVPKVADGSFTSDYKLDPGKDVPVFRETLDNGKTYDTLDQSPVSRGDNTREFIVPEGHYFMMGDNRDNSADSRFEVGFVPAENLVGRASVIFFSLGNDTSFREIWKWPTNMRWDRLFKVVE, translated from the coding sequence GTGTCCGAAAAAGTCGAAACCAAGCCGAACGCCCTTTGGGAAAATATCAAGGTCATCATTCAGGCGCTGATCTTGGCGATGGTGATCCGAACCGTGCTGTTCCAGCCCTTTACCATCCCGTCCGGTTCGATGATGCCGACGCTACTCGTCGGCGATTATATCTTCGTCAACAAGTTCGCTTACGGCTATTCGAAATATTCGCTGCCATTCTCGCCCGATATCTTCAGTGGCCGGCTGTTCGGTTCCGATCCGAAGCGCGGCGATATCGTCGTCTTCCGCTTCCCGCCCAATCCCGATGTCGATTACATCAAGCGCTGCATCGGCCTGCCGGGCGACCATATCCAGGTCACCGACGGCGTGCTCTACGTCAACGGCAAGCCGGTTCCGAAGGTGGCGGACGGCAGCTTCACCTCGGATTACAAGCTCGATCCGGGCAAGGATGTGCCGGTCTTCCGGGAAACGCTCGACAACGGCAAGACCTACGACACGCTCGACCAGTCTCCGGTGTCGCGCGGTGATAACACCCGCGAATTCATCGTGCCGGAAGGCCATTATTTCATGATGGGCGACAACCGCGACAACTCGGCCGACAGCCGCTTCGAGGTCGGCTTCGTGCCGGCTGAAAATCTTGTCGGCCGCGCCAGCGTCATCTTCTTCTCGCTGGGCAACGACACATCGTTCCGCGAAATCTGGAAATGGCCGACCAACATGCGCTGGGACCGCCTTTTCAAGGTCGTTGAATGA
- the rnc gene encoding ribonuclease III — protein MSKAQMLSAADRAKLENLIGHDFAEKERLDRALTHASARTEKGGNYERLEFLGDRVLGLCIAELLFRTFGTAGEGELSVRLNQLVSAETCAAVADELNLHLYIRTGADVKKLTGKRMMNVRADVVESLIAAIYLDGGLEVARRFILRYWQSRAARADGAKRDAKTELQEWSHAKFGVTPIYRVDERSGPDHDPRFKVTVEVAGMKPETGVERSKRAAEQVAATKMLEREGIWQQSPAGN, from the coding sequence ATGAGCAAGGCGCAGATGCTTTCTGCGGCTGACCGCGCAAAGCTTGAGAACCTGATCGGTCACGACTTCGCCGAAAAGGAACGCCTGGACCGGGCGCTGACCCATGCCAGCGCCCGCACGGAAAAGGGCGGCAATTACGAGCGGCTAGAGTTCCTCGGTGACAGGGTTCTCGGGCTCTGCATCGCCGAACTTCTGTTCCGCACCTTCGGTACGGCGGGAGAAGGCGAGCTCTCGGTTCGGCTCAACCAGCTTGTCAGCGCCGAAACCTGTGCCGCGGTTGCCGACGAACTCAATCTCCATCTTTATATCCGCACCGGCGCCGATGTGAAGAAATTGACCGGCAAGCGCATGATGAATGTGCGCGCCGACGTCGTCGAGAGCCTGATCGCCGCGATTTATCTCGATGGCGGTCTCGAAGTCGCCCGCCGTTTCATCCTGCGCTACTGGCAGAGCAGGGCGGCGAGGGCGGACGGCGCCAAGCGCGACGCCAAGACCGAGCTGCAGGAATGGTCGCACGCGAAATTTGGCGTCACCCCGATCTATCGGGTTGATGAACGCAGCGGACCGGATCATGATCCGCGTTTTAAGGTGACGGTGGAAGTTGCTGGCATGAAGCCGGAAACCGGCGTAGAGCGGTCGAAGCGTGCCGCCGAACAGGTCGCGGCGACGAAGATGCTTGAGCGTGAAGGCATTTGGCAGCAATCGCCTGCCGGAAACTGA
- the era gene encoding GTPase Era, with protein sequence MTQDENIAAEAAAETHGPTHSGFVALIGPTNAGKSTLVNRLVGAKVSIVSHKVQTTRAIVRGIAIHDNAQIVFMDTPGIFKPRRRLDRAMVTSAWGGAKDADLIMLLIDSERGLRGDAEAILEGLKEVQQPKILVLNKIDRVNREDLLALAAAANEKIAFDRTFMISAENGSGCDDVMDYLASTLPEGPWYYPEDQISDLPMRQLAAEITREKLFLRLHQELPYSSHVETEKWEERKDGSVRIEQVIYVERDSQKKIALGKGGETIKAISTASRKELSEILEQSVHLFLFVKVRENWGDDPERFREMGLEFPK encoded by the coding sequence ATGACACAAGACGAAAATATCGCGGCCGAGGCTGCTGCAGAAACCCATGGCCCGACTCATTCGGGCTTCGTTGCGCTGATCGGGCCGACCAATGCCGGCAAGTCGACGCTGGTGAACCGCCTCGTCGGCGCCAAGGTCTCGATCGTGAGCCACAAGGTGCAGACGACGCGCGCGATCGTGCGCGGCATTGCGATCCACGACAATGCCCAGATCGTCTTCATGGACACGCCAGGCATCTTCAAGCCGCGCCGCCGGCTCGATCGCGCCATGGTGACCTCGGCCTGGGGCGGCGCCAAGGATGCCGATCTGATCATGCTGCTGATCGATAGCGAGCGCGGCCTGCGCGGCGATGCCGAAGCCATCCTCGAAGGCCTCAAAGAGGTGCAGCAGCCGAAGATCCTGGTGCTCAACAAGATCGACCGCGTCAACCGCGAGGACCTGCTGGCGCTGGCCGCTGCCGCCAACGAGAAGATCGCTTTCGACCGCACCTTCATGATCTCGGCCGAAAACGGTTCCGGCTGCGACGACGTCATGGACTATCTGGCCAGCACACTTCCCGAGGGACCGTGGTACTATCCGGAAGACCAGATCTCCGATCTGCCCATGCGCCAGCTCGCTGCCGAGATCACCCGCGAAAAGCTGTTTCTGCGCCTCCACCAGGAGCTTCCCTATTCCTCGCATGTCGAAACGGAAAAGTGGGAGGAGCGCAAGGACGGCTCGGTGCGGATCGAGCAGGTGATCTATGTCGAGCGTGACAGCCAGAAGAAGATCGCCCTCGGTAAGGGTGGCGAAACCATCAAGGCGATCTCGACGGCCTCCCGCAAGGAATTGTCGGAGATCCTCGAGCAGTCGGTGCATCTCTTCCTCTTCGTCAAGGTTCGCGAAAACTGGGGCGATGATCCCGAGCGGTTCCGGGAAATGGGCCTCGAGTTCCCCAAATAA
- a CDS encoding Crp/Fnr family transcriptional regulator, whose translation MATSKRIHSFKTPCEQCPLRPLPHFREFSRDELEFVSRFKRGELAVDAGSTILVEGAHSAHLFTVLSGWGFRYKMLEDGRRQILNYIMPGDLIGLQGTIAGEMQHSVEALSPVSLCVFERDRLMTLYNKHPSLAFDITWIAAREERILDEHLLSIGRRTALERAAYLIAFLFERGRKLDLFNGRKFIPITQQHIADTLGLSIVHTNKTLRKLGERGLIRWQERGCEVLNGEELMAIAGWDGLAEGKRPFI comes from the coding sequence ATGGCAACGTCGAAACGCATCCATTCTTTCAAGACCCCTTGCGAGCAATGTCCTTTGCGGCCCCTGCCGCATTTCAGGGAGTTCAGCCGCGACGAGTTGGAATTCGTTTCGCGTTTCAAGCGAGGCGAACTTGCCGTCGATGCCGGTTCCACCATTCTTGTCGAGGGCGCTCACAGCGCTCATCTTTTCACCGTGCTTTCCGGCTGGGGCTTCCGCTACAAGATGCTGGAGGACGGGCGCCGCCAGATTCTGAACTACATTATGCCGGGCGACCTGATCGGTCTTCAGGGAACCATCGCCGGCGAGATGCAGCATTCCGTCGAGGCGCTTTCACCGGTTTCCCTCTGCGTCTTCGAGCGCGACAGACTGATGACGCTCTATAACAAGCATCCGTCGCTTGCCTTCGACATCACCTGGATCGCCGCGCGCGAGGAGCGGATACTGGATGAGCATCTCCTGAGCATCGGCCGCCGCACGGCACTGGAAAGAGCGGCCTATCTGATCGCTTTTCTGTTCGAGCGCGGCAGGAAGCTCGACCTCTTCAACGGCCGCAAATTCATCCCCATCACGCAGCAGCACATCGCCGACACCCTCGGTCTTTCCATCGTTCACACCAACAAGACCCTGAGAAAGCTTGGAGAGCGCGGTCTGATCCGCTGGCAGGAACGCGGCTGCGAAGTTCTGAACGGCGAGGAATTGATGGCGATTGCCGGTTGGGACGGGCTCGCAGAGGGCAAACGTCCCTTCATCTAA
- the recO gene encoding DNA repair protein RecO: protein MQWQDHAIILGVKRHGETSVIAEVMTRDRGRHLGLVRSGRSRAMQPVLQPGNAVEVIWRARLDEHLGEFRVEPVTLRAARLMETATAVYGVQAMGALLRLLPERDPHPHLYDALEVILDHLHNPADAGELFVRFELAVLNDLGFGLDLAECAATGARSDLAYVSPKSGRAVSRSAGAPWADKMLILPPFLGVEGNHAADADSLAAAFRLTGFFLHRHVYEPRGMEAAAARDGFVQAALKALNPALRTLSGSSGVSA from the coding sequence ATGCAGTGGCAGGACCACGCCATCATTCTGGGCGTCAAACGCCACGGCGAGACGAGCGTCATCGCCGAGGTGATGACGCGGGATCGCGGCCGTCACCTCGGTCTGGTGCGTTCCGGTCGTTCGCGCGCCATGCAGCCGGTGCTGCAGCCGGGCAATGCCGTCGAGGTCATCTGGCGCGCCCGGCTTGACGAACATCTCGGCGAATTCCGCGTCGAGCCGGTGACGCTGCGCGCCGCCCGCCTGATGGAAACGGCGACCGCCGTCTATGGTGTTCAGGCGATGGGCGCTCTGCTGCGCCTGCTGCCGGAGCGTGACCCCCATCCGCACCTCTACGACGCCCTGGAAGTGATCCTCGATCACCTGCACAATCCGGCCGATGCCGGCGAGCTTTTCGTGCGTTTTGAGCTGGCGGTGCTGAACGATCTCGGCTTCGGTCTCGATCTCGCCGAATGCGCGGCGACCGGCGCCCGTTCCGATCTCGCTTATGTCTCGCCCAAATCCGGCCGCGCCGTCAGCCGCAGCGCCGGCGCGCCATGGGCGGACAAGATGCTGATCCTGCCGCCCTTCCTTGGCGTCGAAGGCAATCATGCAGCGGACGCCGACAGCCTTGCAGCCGCGTTCCGTCTGACCGGATTCTTCCTGCATCGCCACGTTTATGAACCGCGCGGCATGGAGGCTGCGGCAGCGCGTGACGGCTTCGTTCAGGCCGCACTCAAAGCGCTCAATCCAGCCTTGCGGACGCTTTCCGGTTCGAGTGGCGTTTCCGCCTGA
- a CDS encoding aldo/keto reductase produces the protein MLTKTASPTKITLWNGREIPRLGMGCWAIGGPFFAGDTPLGWGEVDDNESVEAIGRAIALGIRFFDTASNYGAGHSEEVLGRAIGNRDDIIVATKFGFATDPETKQAIGAFADEAFIRRSVETSLRRLKRERLDLLQFHLNDFPLEQSDAVFETLEALRAEGKIDAFGWSTDFPDRATRHAGRAGFVSVQHTMNVFEPVPEMIAVVEQKGLISINRGPLAMGLLTGKFTAGKAVGAKDVRGAALDWMVYFKDGRMAPEFAARLDVVRDLLTSGGRTLTQGALAWLWARSPRTFPIPGFRTVAQVEENAGALEKGPLSVDVMAEIDAALARV, from the coding sequence ATGCTGACCAAGACCGCATCACCGACGAAGATCACGCTCTGGAACGGCCGCGAAATTCCGCGCCTCGGCATGGGATGCTGGGCAATCGGCGGCCCTTTCTTCGCCGGTGACACGCCGCTCGGCTGGGGCGAAGTCGACGATAATGAATCCGTCGAAGCGATCGGTCGCGCCATCGCACTCGGCATCCGCTTCTTCGACACCGCCTCGAACTACGGCGCCGGCCATTCGGAGGAGGTGCTCGGCCGGGCGATCGGCAATCGTGACGACATCATCGTCGCCACCAAGTTCGGCTTCGCGACCGATCCCGAGACGAAGCAGGCAATCGGCGCCTTCGCCGACGAGGCTTTCATTCGTCGCTCGGTCGAAACATCGCTGCGCCGTCTCAAGCGCGAGCGCCTTGATCTCCTGCAGTTTCACCTCAATGATTTTCCGCTGGAACAGTCTGATGCCGTCTTCGAGACGCTGGAGGCGCTGCGCGCCGAAGGCAAGATTGACGCGTTCGGCTGGAGCACCGATTTTCCCGATCGCGCCACCCGCCACGCCGGCCGCGCAGGCTTTGTCTCGGTCCAGCATACGATGAACGTCTTCGAGCCGGTGCCGGAGATGATCGCGGTGGTCGAGCAAAAGGGCTTGATCTCGATCAACCGCGGTCCATTGGCGATGGGGCTGCTCACAGGCAAGTTCACGGCCGGCAAGGCAGTGGGCGCCAAGGATGTCCGCGGCGCTGCCCTCGACTGGATGGTCTATTTCAAGGACGGGCGCATGGCTCCGGAATTTGCCGCTAGGCTCGATGTGGTCCGCGATCTCCTGACCTCAGGCGGCCGCACACTGACGCAGGGCGCGCTTGCATGGCTCTGGGCAAGGTCACCGCGCACCTTCCCCATTCCGGGCTTCCGCACCGTCGCCCAGGTAGAAGAAAATGCCGGCGCGCTGGAAAAGGGACCGTTATCGGTGGACGTTATGGCGGAGATCGATGCCGCACTCGCGCGCGTATAG
- a CDS encoding MOSC domain-containing protein, translating into MRISDLFIYPLKSARAIALPAAEIGAYGLAGDRRAMITDPQGHFITQRELPDLARIEIRPEADVFRLLLQGRPDISVPPPRPEARMDVTVWKSTVSAAVADPDCNRRLSEWLGREVRLVFFDGQARRTANPEWAGEGTPVTFTDGYQILVTTTGSLKALNADLAAHGEGSVGMERFRPNIVIDTDDAWPEDRWAAIEIAGIRFDLVKPCSRCIMTTQDQLTGSREVPNPMPAMGRIRMSADRRVPGPLFGWNVTPRGSGKITIGDTVQIVEERPEGWALKVRAQG; encoded by the coding sequence ATGCGCATCAGCGACCTCTTCATCTACCCGCTCAAGAGCGCCCGCGCCATTGCGCTGCCTGCCGCCGAGATCGGCGCCTACGGGCTTGCCGGCGACCGGCGGGCGATGATCACCGATCCCCAGGGTCACTTCATCACCCAGCGCGAACTGCCGGACCTGGCGCGCATCGAGATACGGCCGGAAGCTGACGTCTTTCGGCTGCTGCTGCAGGGAAGGCCTGACATATCCGTGCCGCCGCCTCGGCCTGAAGCCCGCATGGATGTCACCGTGTGGAAATCGACCGTCAGCGCCGCCGTCGCCGATCCCGACTGCAACCGCCGGCTTTCCGAGTGGCTTGGCCGCGAGGTGCGGCTGGTCTTCTTCGACGGGCAGGCCCGGCGGACGGCGAACCCCGAATGGGCCGGCGAAGGCACGCCCGTCACCTTTACCGACGGCTACCAGATCCTGGTGACGACGACAGGCTCGCTGAAAGCATTGAATGCCGATCTCGCCGCCCATGGGGAAGGCAGTGTCGGCATGGAACGCTTCCGTCCGAATATCGTCATCGATACGGACGACGCTTGGCCGGAAGACCGCTGGGCGGCGATCGAGATCGCCGGGATCCGCTTCGATCTCGTCAAACCCTGCTCCCGCTGCATCATGACGACGCAAGACCAGCTGACCGGTTCCCGCGAGGTGCCCAACCCGATGCCGGCCATGGGCCGCATCCGCATGTCCGCCGACCGGCGTGTACCCGGACCGCTCTTCGGCTGGAACGTCACCCCGCGGGGCAGCGGCAAGATCACAATCGGTGACACCGTTCAAATCGTCGAAGAAAGGCCGGAAGGCTGGGCGCTGAAGGTTCGCGCACAAGGCTAG
- a CDS encoding HD domain-containing protein — protein MLEAEAFSPHDTLAAALIAHAAEGDDGSHDLAHILRVFRNAMRIHAGEGGDGRVLAAAVLLHDCVAVEKNSPLRSKASALAAEKASVILGELSWSEADIEAAAHAITAHSFSAGVPPQTLEAKILQDADRLDAIGMVGVARCFYIGGRMGSELYDPFDPAATNRALDDKRYAIDHFQMKLFKLADGFQTETGRRIAAARDRSLRDFLAAFMDEI, from the coding sequence ATGCTTGAGGCCGAAGCCTTTTCCCCTCATGACACACTCGCAGCCGCACTGATCGCACACGCGGCCGAGGGCGACGACGGCTCGCACGATCTTGCCCATATCCTGCGTGTCTTCAGGAACGCAATGCGCATCCATGCGGGCGAAGGCGGAGACGGGCGGGTCCTTGCCGCCGCCGTGCTGCTGCACGACTGCGTCGCCGTCGAGAAGAACTCGCCGCTGCGGTCCAAAGCATCGGCCTTGGCGGCGGAAAAGGCATCGGTCATCCTAGGCGAACTCAGCTGGAGCGAGGCAGATATCGAAGCGGCGGCCCACGCCATCACCGCCCATAGCTTCTCCGCCGGAGTGCCACCGCAGACGCTAGAGGCGAAGATCCTGCAGGATGCCGACCGGCTGGACGCGATCGGCATGGTCGGCGTGGCACGCTGCTTCTATATCGGCGGGCGAATGGGATCGGAGCTCTACGATCCATTCGATCCTGCGGCAACGAACCGTGCCCTCGACGACAAGCGTTATGCCATTGACCATTTCCAGATGAAGCTGTTCAAACTGGCGGACGGATTCCAGACCGAGACCGGCCGCCGGATCGCGGCGGCACGCGACAGAAGCCTGCGCGATTTCCTCGCGGCATTCATGGACGAAATCTAA
- a CDS encoding YciI family protein, translated as MRYLCLFYIDQTLADAASKEEWAEIDRESLASNAELQRSGHYLASNALADPKTAKTLRVRAGKASWTDGPFAETKEHLGGFLLVEAKNLAEAMEIAERDPLARMGAIEVRETAGF; from the coding sequence ATGCGCTACCTTTGTCTCTTCTACATCGATCAAACACTTGCTGATGCCGCCAGTAAGGAGGAGTGGGCCGAGATCGACCGCGAGTCCTTGGCTTCCAATGCAGAACTCCAACGATCAGGCCACTATCTCGCCTCCAACGCTCTTGCCGACCCAAAGACCGCAAAGACATTGCGCGTTCGGGCCGGCAAGGCGAGTTGGACCGACGGACCCTTCGCAGAGACCAAGGAGCATCTGGGTGGCTTCCTGCTCGTCGAAGCGAAGAACCTTGCGGAGGCAATGGAGATCGCGGAGCGGGACCCGCTCGCTCGAATGGGGGCGATCGAGGTGCGCGAGACCGCCGGCTTTTAG
- a CDS encoding DUF1127 domain-containing protein, translating into MAATKHFGHVELQSPHLGVVRSLQAVWMLLKHQRRSRRNLSELSRLDSRLLRDIGLEWLPPRPDDQRAGKQSEANKRHYQALVTQSSKQLSPDKQNWQHFFALCRNAVSNCD; encoded by the coding sequence ATGGCTGCCACCAAGCATTTCGGACACGTCGAACTACAGTCGCCGCACCTCGGTGTCGTGCGCAGCTTGCAAGCCGTGTGGATGCTGCTGAAGCATCAGCGACGGTCCCGCCGAAACTTGAGCGAGCTCTCGCGGCTTGACTCTCGCCTGCTCCGTGACATCGGCTTGGAATGGCTTCCTCCCCGCCCAGACGATCAGAGGGCTGGAAAGCAAAGCGAAGCAAACAAGAGGCACTATCAGGCACTGGTCACGCAGAGCAGTAAGCAGCTTTCACCGGATAAGCAGAACTGGCAGCATTTTTTTGCTCTTTGTCGAAACGCGGTGTCCAACTGCGACTAA
- a CDS encoding putative bifunctional diguanylate cyclase/phosphodiesterase codes for MKAEALFWRQCIEAVMADGSIDAQRLMELVIATYRGHESDYDAIERSAETLLRENQTLRGNLSALSQAFDGQKRLFEIVLNNLPLGLSVFDAEQRLTLYNVRFHQLFGLTQEDIAAGATIAELVDKMRGNESTASKLVRGTARPASAKAGSGSIRRREWLMHDGRIIQSMVTVLSDGSNIAIHADVTEDRKAAERITYLAHHDPLTGLPNRIYFREQVDATLAERKQDQQIALVHLNLDRFKSINNTIGVSVGDKILQQVAERIRASAGSENTLARLGSDEFAILQTGKQQPSNVTALADRIRRQLSEPFLNGEKQVELSVSMGIAIAPQDGEETDILLKNAGVALSHAKADGRKRERFFTGEMEAQMQLRHALEADLRAALENEEFELHYQPLYDLSERRICGFEALIRWNHPVRGRVPPMDFIPLAEEVGLIVDIGRWVLRRACKDAAQWPEGIKVAVNVSAIQFSSSDLTQDVSEALAAAAVAPSRLELEITESVLMENLNEVLPILHALKQRGIRISMDDFGTGYSSLSYLSSFPFDKIKIDKSFVNDIIDNKEAHAIMRAIILLGDALGMRVTVEGVETAAQMTLLECEECDEIQGYHISPPRPARDVPHLLSLPPKSSGATDSPRLER; via the coding sequence ATGAAAGCCGAAGCGCTCTTTTGGCGACAATGCATAGAGGCTGTGATGGCCGACGGATCGATCGATGCGCAGCGTCTGATGGAGCTGGTGATCGCAACCTATCGCGGCCATGAAAGCGACTATGATGCGATCGAAAGAAGCGCGGAAACCCTGCTAAGGGAAAACCAAACGCTGAGAGGCAATCTGTCGGCCCTCAGTCAGGCGTTCGACGGACAGAAACGACTCTTCGAGATCGTCCTGAACAACCTGCCGCTCGGCCTCAGTGTCTTCGACGCCGAGCAGCGACTGACGCTTTACAATGTCCGTTTCCATCAGCTCTTCGGCCTGACGCAGGAAGATATCGCCGCGGGCGCGACGATCGCCGAACTCGTCGACAAAATGCGCGGCAACGAAAGCACTGCCTCCAAGCTCGTTCGAGGAACCGCACGGCCCGCCTCGGCCAAGGCCGGAAGCGGCAGCATCCGTCGGCGCGAATGGCTGATGCATGATGGCCGCATCATTCAAAGCATGGTGACTGTCCTCTCCGACGGAAGCAACATCGCCATCCATGCCGACGTTACTGAGGATCGAAAGGCAGCCGAGCGGATCACCTATCTTGCCCACCACGATCCCCTGACCGGGCTCCCCAATCGGATATATTTCCGCGAACAGGTCGATGCGACGCTCGCCGAGCGCAAGCAGGACCAGCAGATTGCCCTCGTCCACCTCAATCTCGACCGGTTCAAATCGATCAACAATACAATCGGCGTGTCGGTCGGCGACAAGATCCTGCAGCAGGTCGCGGAACGCATCCGCGCTTCGGCCGGCTCGGAAAACACGCTGGCGCGCCTTGGTTCGGACGAATTCGCCATCCTGCAGACGGGCAAGCAGCAGCCCTCGAACGTGACGGCGCTGGCTGACCGGATTCGCCGCCAGCTTTCCGAGCCATTTCTGAACGGCGAGAAACAGGTGGAGCTCAGCGTCTCTATGGGGATTGCAATCGCTCCGCAGGACGGCGAGGAAACCGATATCCTTTTGAAAAATGCCGGCGTGGCGCTGTCGCATGCCAAGGCGGACGGGCGCAAGCGCGAGCGCTTCTTCACCGGCGAGATGGAAGCGCAGATGCAGTTGCGCCACGCGCTGGAGGCAGATCTTCGCGCCGCCCTCGAGAATGAGGAATTCGAACTGCATTACCAGCCGCTCTACGATCTTTCCGAGCGGCGGATCTGCGGTTTCGAGGCGTTGATCCGTTGGAACCATCCGGTCCGAGGCCGCGTACCGCCGATGGATTTCATTCCGCTAGCGGAGGAAGTCGGACTCATCGTCGATATCGGCCGCTGGGTTTTGCGCCGTGCCTGCAAGGATGCGGCGCAATGGCCGGAAGGCATCAAGGTCGCAGTCAACGTTTCGGCGATCCAATTCAGCAGCAGCGACCTGACGCAGGACGTCAGCGAAGCGCTTGCCGCCGCCGCGGTGGCGCCGTCGCGGCTCGAACTCGAAATCACCGAGAGCGTGCTGATGGAGAACCTCAACGAGGTGCTGCCGATCCTGCACGCCCTGAAGCAGCGCGGAATCCGCATCTCGATGGACGATTTCGGCACCGGCTATTCCTCGCTGAGCTATCTCTCGAGCTTTCCCTTCGACAAGATCAAGATCGACAAATCCTTCGTCAACGACATCATCGACAACAAGGAAGCGCACGCGATCATGCGCGCGATCATCCTGCTCGGCGATGCGCTCGGCATGCGTGTCACCGTCGAAGGCGTCGAGACCGCCGCCCAGATGACGCTGCTCGAATGCGAGGAATGCGACGAGATCCAGGGCTATCACATCAGTCCGCCGCGCCCGGCCCGGGATGTGCCTCATCTTCTCTCCCTGCCGCCGAAGAGCAGCGGAGCGACGGATTCTCCCAGGCTCGAGCGCTGA
- a CDS encoding superoxide dismutase family protein encodes MKATRVIAALSLLATALPAGAQDKQTAVANFLGKDGKETGRAQLTAAANGGVLIEVEISGLPANKWVAFHVHETGRCDAATHHESSGGHFNPGSTEHGILAAKGPHAGDMPNQYVGQDGVLRAQIYDGMVTLDGKKDGIRGRALMVHANSDDNRSQPSGDAGERLACGVVQ; translated from the coding sequence ATGAAAGCCACGCGCGTCATCGCCGCCCTGAGCCTGCTGGCGACTGCCTTGCCGGCAGGCGCTCAGGACAAGCAGACGGCGGTCGCCAATTTCCTCGGCAAGGACGGCAAGGAAACCGGCCGAGCCCAATTGACCGCCGCCGCCAATGGCGGCGTCCTGATCGAGGTGGAGATATCGGGGCTGCCGGCGAATAAATGGGTGGCCTTTCATGTTCATGAAACCGGCCGCTGCGACGCGGCGACCCATCACGAGTCGTCGGGCGGCCATTTCAACCCGGGCTCGACCGAGCACGGCATCCTCGCCGCCAAGGGGCCGCATGCCGGCGACATGCCAAATCAATATGTCGGCCAGGACGGCGTGCTGAGGGCCCAGATCTACGACGGCATGGTCACGCTCGACGGCAAGAAAGACGGCATTCGTGGCCGCGCATTGATGGTGCACGCCAATTCGGATGACAATCGCAGCCAGCCATCCGGGGATGCCGGGGAAAGGCTCGCCTGCGGCGTGGTCCAATAG
- a CDS encoding mechanosensitive ion channel family protein, with translation MEQQAADVLLATRTALSQASALAVQYSFSILGAVILLVIGWTLAGFVSRWAYEGLSRIHGIDETLARFFTNVVRYALLILVFITVLGQFGVQTASIIAALGAAGLAIGLALQGTLQNIAAGIMLLILRPFRVGEYIETSSVAGTVREIGLFATELRTGDGLYRLAPNSTLWNTPITNFSREPTRQNDLKINISREDDLDLAMETLMGLAKGNPRVLQSPAPSVFIDSLGDSTISLTLRYWAKTGDWWQVSRDMVKRVKLAFDEKSGPAAMRDDGNSSPGRRSNGAATAEKPTRQ, from the coding sequence ATGGAACAACAAGCAGCCGATGTCCTCCTCGCCACCCGTACGGCACTCAGCCAGGCAAGTGCGCTTGCCGTCCAATATTCCTTCTCCATCCTCGGCGCCGTCATCCTGCTCGTCATCGGCTGGACGCTCGCCGGCTTTGTCAGCCGCTGGGCCTATGAGGGCTTGTCGCGCATCCATGGCATTGACGAGACACTGGCCCGCTTCTTCACCAATGTGGTGCGCTATGCGCTGCTGATCCTGGTGTTCATTACCGTGCTCGGTCAATTCGGCGTCCAAACCGCCTCGATCATCGCCGCCCTCGGCGCGGCCGGCCTGGCGATCGGGCTGGCGCTGCAGGGGACGCTGCAGAATATCGCGGCCGGCATCATGCTGCTGATCCTCAGGCCGTTCCGCGTCGGCGAATATATCGAAACCAGCAGCGTGGCCGGCACGGTGCGCGAAATCGGATTGTTTGCGACGGAACTCAGAACCGGCGACGGGCTCTACCGGCTGGCACCGAATTCGACGCTCTGGAACACGCCGATCACCAACTTCAGCCGCGAACCAACGCGGCAGAACGACCTGAAAATCAACATTTCTCGTGAGGATGACCTTGACCTGGCGATGGAGACGTTGATGGGCCTTGCCAAAGGCAACCCGAGGGTGCTGCAGTCACCGGCACCCAGCGTATTCATCGACAGCCTCGGAGACAGCACGATATCGCTGACGCTGCGCTACTGGGCAAAAACCGGTGATTGGTGGCAGGTCAGCCGCGACATGGTGAAACGGGTAAAACTTGCCTTCGACGAGAAGAGCGGTCCGGCCGCTATGCGGGACGATGGAAATTCCTCGCCGGGAAGAAGATCCAACGGCGCGGCGACGGCCGAAAAGCCGACACGACAGTGA